The region TCTGCCCACAGCTACCAGGTTTCCGCAGATGCAACCTTTGTGGCAGGGGAGGCCACTTCGGCAGGGATTGTCCTTCTAGGAGAGGGGCAGTAGCACGACCTTCACCACACACTCCGAGTCAGAGTTCAGGCCAGACTCAGCATAGAGGAGGAGGCAGCAGGCCTCAGGCTACAGGTAGGGTCTTTGCGATGACCGGGTCAGAGGCggcaggttcaggtaaccttgtgattggttgttgtgtgatatCTGGAAAATCTTGTTGCGTGCTTTTTGATTCTAGAGCGACACACTCATTTGTGTCAGAGTCTTGTGTGCGGgagttgggtctgccggtgtgtgaACTACAGTTTGATCTCGTGGTATCGACTCCGGCATCTGGGTTGGTTAGTACTTCCTCTGTGTGTGCTAGATGTCCAGTTGAGGTAGAGGGGCGCGTATACAAAGTCAATCTTATATGCCTCGCTCTGCAAGGGCTTgatgtgatcttgggaatggattggctctccgCCAATCATGTTCTCACAGACTGTCGGGAGAAGAAGCTGTTGTTCTCaaactcagaggagcctgagttgttgtCTTCTCATGAGGTTATGAAGGAAATTCAGAGCGGCGCGCAGTGTTATATAGTCTTTGCCAGGATAGAGGTTGAGAAGGAAGAGAGGATCACCGTGATACCAGTGGTCAGAGAATTTGAGGATGTGTTCCCTGAAGAGGTACCGGGTTTGCCCCCGAGGAGAGAGGTTGAGTTCTccatagacttggtaccaggagCCGGTCCTGTATCGATAGCTCCTTACCGCATGGCCCCAGCAGAGTTGGTAGAGTTAAAGAAGCAGATAGAGGAACTGCTTGAGAAACAGTTTATACGGCCGAGTGCTTCGCCGTGGGGAGCGCCTGTTTTGCttgtgaagaagaaggacggtGGCTCcaggttgtgtgtggattataggcAGCTGAACAAGCTGACTATCAAAAATAAGTACCCCTTGCCAagaatagatgatttgatggatcagcttCATGGGGCGTcagtgttctccaagattgatctccggtcaggttatcatcagattttggtgAAGGCAGAAGATGTTGAGAAGACGGCTTTCAGATCCAAATATGGGCATTACGAGTATGTCGTCATGCCATTCGGTGTGACTAATGCCCCAGCTttgttcatggattacatgaaccgGATCTTCCGTCCGtttttagataagtttgtcgtggtcttcatagacgacattctcaTCTACTCCAGGACGCAGGAGGAACATGCCGAGCATCTGAGGATAGTGCTTGGTATCTTGAGGGAGAAACAACTGTTTGCCAAGTTGTCTAAGTGTAACTTCTGGATGAGAGAGGTGCAGTTCTTAGGGCACGTGATATCAGCGCAGGGTATAGCTGTGGATCCAGCTAAGGTAGAGGCCGTGATACAGTGGGAATGTCCTAAGTCAGTGACCGAGATTCGAAGCTTCGTGGGTTTGGCTGGCTACTACAGGAGATttatagagggattctccaagatagtggcaccctTGACACAACTAACCAGGAAAGATCAACCGTTTTTATGGACTGATAGGTGTGAGGAGAGCTTCAGGGAGCTTAAGCAGAGGCTGACGAGTGCTCCAGTGTTAGTAATCCCAGATgtgagtaaaccctttgaggtctattgtgatgcctctcatcagggtcttgggtgtgtcttgatgcaggagaggaaggtggtggcttatgcttcaaggcagttgaaggttcatgagaagaactaccccactcatgacctagagttagcagcggtggtttttgctttgaagatatggaggcactacttgtatggtgCACAGTTTCGTGTGTTTAGTGACCACAAGAGTTTGAAGTACCTCTTCGATcagaaagagttaaatatgaggCAGAGGTGGTGGATAGAGTTTTTAAAGGACTATGACTTCGAACTTCTCTATCACCCAGGGAAggcgaatgtggtggcagacgcattgagtaggaagacagtgCATGTGGCACACTTGATGATGAAAGAGTTAGAGTTGCTTGAGAGTTTCAGGGACATGAAGCTACAGTTTGAGCTGGAGCCGGAATTCATTAGGTGTAGCACCTTTgttatatctagtgacttcttgggcttAATCAGAGAAAGACAAGCAAGGGATGTTAGTCTATAGAAGGTAAAAGAGCTACTGGGATCAGATCAGGCTAGGGAGTTTACCTTGGGCAGTGATGGTGTGTTGAGATTCAGAGGCAGGGTTTGTGTACCAGAAGATGCAGAGTTgaggaagttgatccttgaggagggacacaagagtcgtcttagtctgcaccctggcatgactaagatgtaccaagacctcaaggagaacttttggtgGCAGGGCATGAAAAAGGAGGTTGCACAGTTCGTATCGGCCTGTTTGACTTGTCAAAAGGctaaggtggagcatcagaaacCTGGTGGAACGCTTCAACCTTTGGATATTCCggtgtggaagtgggatagtgtagccatggattttgttacccacttgcctcgcaccgtgagaggacatgatgctatatgggtgGTGGTGGATCGCTTGAcgaagagtgctcactttttggcAGTAAATCTCAGGATGCCTATGACCAAGTTGGCCCAGCTTTACATCCGAgagatagtgagacttcatggagtgCCTAGTAGCATAGTGTCTGACAGAGACCCCCGGTTCACTTCCAGGTTCTGGCAGACACTTCAGGAGGCTATGGGTAGCaggttgaggatgagttctgcttatcatcctcagacggatggccagtcagagagggtgattcagtccttggaggacttgttgaggacgTGTATCTTGGACCACCTTGGTAGTTGGGATGAGGTGTTACCGCTGGtggagtttacctacaacaacagttaccAAGCGAGTATAGGGATGGCACCTTATGAGGCTTTGTATGGGAGGAGATGTAGGACTCCTTTGTGTTGGTACCAGGACGGTGAGTCAGTTTTGGTTGGACCTGAGTTATTGCAGCAGACCACAGAGAAGGTGCAGTTAGTGAGAGACAGGTTGCAAGCATcccagagtaggcagaaggcatATGCAGACCGAAGAAGGAGACCcttagagtttgaggctggggagcatgtgttcttgagggtgacccgaaccactggtgtggggagGGCTATCCGCTCGAGGAAGTTGTCACCTAAGTTTTTAGGTCCGTatcagatcttgaggaggataGGGCCCGTGGCTTATGAGGTTTCATTGCCACCCCAGTTAGCTAATCTACACCCAGTCTTTCATGTTTCACAGCTACGGAAGTATGTCTTTGATccatcacatgtgttggaggcGGAGGATGTGGAAGTCAGGGAGAATCTCCAGGTAGTGGTACAGCCCGTGGCTATAGAGGATCGTCAAGTGAAGGAGCGCAAGGGAAGAGCCACTAGTCTCGTGAAGGTCATCTGGGACCAGAGGACAGGTGACTCAACTTGGGAACTAGAGGAGGAGATGAGGAGTTCATACCCACATCTGTTCTGGTAAGTCtaatttttcgaggacgaaaaatttttgttgttggggagatatTGTAAGCTTTTTTTCTTTCAGTGTTAAGAAGCTGTGGGCCTGGTCCCTTCGTAGGCCCAAGGGCAGCCCTTCAGTAGGACCCTATACCCTTCCAACTCACTCATTCTTCACTCTTCTGTTTTCCAGAGCTGCCCTCTTCCTCAAACTCTCTATCCTTCAGCAAGGCTTTGCTAGGGCACAGTCCTCTTCCATCCTGAGGTAGCAAAGATCGACCCTATACTTCCTGGTAAGTCGAACTCTTGAGCATTTGGTCTACTTTCTTCCCCTTTTCCCGCTGTTTGAGCATGTTGGTCAGTTAGGGTTCCGTTTATTTACCCCGTTCTGTGCTGATTTCCATGTTTCAGCTCACTGCTCTAGCCCTTGGAGCTGAAATACTTCTTAGTTGCGGGTCTATTTCGTTTTAGCATCTaagcaaggtaagggaagctaggtctTTTTTTTTCgcgtttttgaaatatgtggttCGTTTCTGTTTTATGCTTAAATGATTGGAAAACGTtagttttggtatatttctgagttaggggttcaaatattcatgaaactgtgatgttTGACGTCTTTTTTCGTATTCTGATGCGTCGCACAGTCGCTGGGCGAGTTCCTTGTCTCGCTGGGCTAGCTCCTTGGCTAGCTGGGCGACTgtgtatttttctgatatgcgcagttttagaaaaattgactttcccgactcattaaccgtttgattgagctcaaattttgacatgtggttcataacatgctattttatgttttgaccggttggatcgtcaATTAGATATCTGTAGCTTGataaatgtgtcacgcattactgtagtgattttggttttgtgataataaattttcttagaaattttggtgtaagaattatggttgtgtgttgtgcttgattgtatgagattaaatgaagtcttgttatgttgagtatgaaatggaaaacatgacttgtttggttggttgagaacttg is a window of Vigna unguiculata cultivar IT97K-499-35 chromosome 4, ASM411807v1, whole genome shotgun sequence DNA encoding:
- the LOC114180843 gene encoding uncharacterized protein LOC114180843; protein product: MKIFLESVDKGVWDTVVNGPFQPIKVVEGKTVLKEVSVCESAKEMWDVLEVTHEGTDEVKRARKNTLIQDEALRLMVKGFSKFLKHKNKSNSNSAEIKRSSRKQEKHVPTCYECGKMGHIKPECPALKLKQKLEEKCEADKHKKKRKAYNSDSSSSSESDGSIEEETNLCLMAGTSSSKSSMSFQCNPVSNGSFCVSSDMAHPRIAPSPPPQGDGQDLARAIEAMAAALTQQSNAMMQQHEAAMQCQEASLEQQNFMMQQMEAARQAAEDAQRQHVDALRQLGENAAGAQIPDQADQWMKDMERIFDAKRCPDESRLAFTVYMLTGEAEHWWASMKLVMEEKHEDVTWRAFKKRFLSEYFPDSVRYAKEVEFLQLTQGNKSVAEYAERFKHLGRFYTMPLDEEWRCRKFENGLRGDIRLMVAPLSIKDFAALVEKARVMERMKVEVEAQQQPQQRVSGPSGSRPRVEEKRKPYARPHPQPQGSGGFSSPLGRIQCYHCGGPHAKNFCPQLPGFRRCNLCGRGGHFGRDCPSRRGAVARPSPHTPSQSSGQTQHRGGGSRPQATGRVFAMTGSEAAGSGNLVIGCCVISGKSCCVLFDSRATHSFVSESCVRELGLPVCELQFDLVVSTPASGLVSTSSVCARCPVEVEGRVYKVNLICLALQGLDVILGMDWLSANHVLTDCREKKLLFSNSEEPELLSSHEVMKEIQSGAQCYIVFARIEVEKEERITVIPVVREFEDVFPEEVPGLPPRREVEFSIDLVPGAGPVSIAPYRMAPAELVELKKQIEELLEKQFIRPSASPWGAPVLLVKKKDGGSRLCVDYRQLNKLTIKNKYPLPRIDDLMDQLHGASVFSKIDLRSGYHQILVKAEDVEKTAFRSKYGHYEYVVMPFGVTNAPALFMDYMNRIFRPFLDKFVVVFIDDILIYSRTQEEHAEHLRIVLGILREKQLFAKLSKCNFWMREVQFLGHVISAQGIAVDPAKVEAVIQWECPKSVTEIRSFVGLAGYYRRFIEGFSKIVAPLTQLTRKDQPFLWTDRCEESFRELKQRLTSAPVLVIPDVSKPFEIWRHYLYGAQFRVFSDHKSLKYLFDQKELNMRQRWWIEFLKDYDFELLYHPGKANVVADALSRKTVHVAHLMMKELELLESFRDMKLQFELEPEFIRCSTFVISSDFLGLIRERQARDGMKKEVAQFVSACLTCQKAKVEHQKPGGTLQPLDIPSAHFLAVNLRMPMTKLAQLYIREIVRLHGVPSSIVSDRDPRFTSRFWQTLQEAMGSSWDEVLPLVEFTYNNSYQASIGMAPYEALYGRRCRTPLCWYQDGESVLVGPELLQQTTEKVQLVRDRLQASQSRQKAYADRRRRPLEFEAGEHILRRIGPVAYEVSLPPQLANLHPVFHVSQLRKYVFDPSHVLEAEDVEVRENLQVVVQPVAIEDRQVKERKGRATSLVKVIWDQRTGDSTWELEEEMRSSYPHLFW